One Littorina saxatilis isolate snail1 linkage group LG11, US_GU_Lsax_2.0, whole genome shotgun sequence genomic window, ttgtattttcgccttacgcgacttgtttttatatttagtcaagttttgactaaatattttaacatcgagggggaatcgaaacgagggtcgtggtgtatgtgcgtgtgtgtgtgtgtgtgtgtgtgtgtgtgtgtgtgtgtgtgtgtgtgtgtagagcgattcagactaaactactggaccgatctttatgaaatttgacatgagagttcctgggtatgaaatccccgaacgtttttttcatttttttgataaatgtctttgatgacgtcatatccggcttttcgtgaaagttgaggcggcactgtcacgccctcatttttcaaccaaattggttgaaattttggtcaagtaatcttcgacgaagcccggactttggtattgcatttcagcttggttacttaaaaattaattaatgactttggtcattaaaaatctgaaaattgtaaaaaaaaataaaaatttataaaacgatccatatttacgttcatcttattctccatcatttgctgattccaaaaacatataaatatgttatattcggattaaaaacaagctctgaaaattaaatatataaaaattattatcaaaattaaattgtccaaatcaatttaaaaacactttcatcttattccttgtcggttcctgattccaaaaacatatagatatgctatgtttggattaaaaacacgctcagaaagttaaaacaaagagaggtacagaaaagcgtgctatccttcttagcgcaactactaccccgctcttcttgtcaatttcactgcctttgccatgagcggtggactgacgatgctacgagtatacggtcttgctgaaaaatggcattgcgttcagtttcattctgtgagttcgacagctacttgactaaatattgtattttcgccttacgcgacttgtttatatttagtcaagtgttgactaaatattttaacatcgagggggaatcgagacgagggtcgtggtgtatgtgtgtctgtctgtctgtgcgtgtgtgtgtgtgtgtgtgtgtgtagagcgattcagactaaactactggaccgatctttatgaaatttgacatgagagttcctgggtatgaaatccccgaacgtttttttcatttttttgataaatgtctttgatgacgtcatatccggcttttcgtgaaagttgaggcggcactgtcacgccctcatttttcaaccaaattggttgaaattttggtcaagtaatcttcgacgaagcccggacttcggtattgcatttcagcttggtggcttaaaaattaattaatgactttggtcattaaaaatcggaaaattgtaaaaaaaaataaaaatttataaaacgatccaaatttacgtttatcttattctccatcatttgctgattccaaaaacatataaatatgttatattcggattaaaaacaagctctgaaaattaaatatataaaaattattatcaaaattaaattgtccaaatcaatttaaaaacactttcattttattccttgtcggttcctgattccaaaaacatatagatatgatatgtttggattaaaaacacgctcagaaagttaaaacaaagagaggtacagaaaagcgtgctatccttcttagcgcaactactaccccgctcttcttgtcaatttcactgcctttgccatgagcggtggactgacgatgctacgagtatacggtctcgctgaaaaatggcattgcgttcagtttcattctgtgagttcgacagctacttgactaaatattgtattttcgccttacgcgacttgttcttcttttatGTATCCCTTAGATTCGCTAATATAAACTATATGCTCCAGTGTGGATCCTCGATGTCAAATATTGTGTATATAATTTTATCCTACATaggtgagagagacacccgtgagataataatcgttcaaatcacacgtgtgtatatcatgtaaatgaggtcatgtcaatcaagtctggcagggacctgttttttcaccgcttatgatgccaaagtcaccgagacaaacgtcattatagaaacaaaaattgtgtTCGCTAATAATACCCTCGAtacatttttagaactaacacgtcacgccacactttcagagtgacgtttctttactttgacgtaatagattgcacgaggctttagaagagatcgaggttccaaaacaagcgttttcaacttagctgcctcgactgcaggacattttcagtaaaatacacgtaagtacagtatgtaggataaacagaatactacatggcttgctgtgtcgtaccagatttacactcgttgctttttcaaatagtgaacagctcgctttcgctcgcagttcaatatttaaaaaaacaactcgtgtaaatctggtacgacacagcaagccatgtagtattctctatatgtcAGAATACTAGAAttggaaaaaaaagtattttttgAATGAAATCACCTCTTTCCTAAAAATCgtctgtgttttttgttttgtattttcaaCATCCCAACGTATTCTTTTAAAGaattattccccccccccttccccctcccccccccacccggcCTTTCTTCCTTTTCACAAGCACAATGATTAAAGGCCCAgcctgcctcaaatggtttacagaacgatttaaatcttctcacgaagaaaagcagttctaaccttatggaacaaacttgcaatagcattcaacagcattaaatgacacagttcgttttaaCGGGCTACCTTTTTTAAAACtgtcaaaacttcgagttgtactgatcttgtcttgatgcaaaaggaaatcttttatgatttaagaatgtttgtcttacaagctgtcaatttattatttagattttaaaagttagttctagcgccaaaacgaggcgtccaaTTGTGGtacagacaatccggctggccacgcaaaaataaattctttgaacattgctcgctctttacggagggcaccaagggtgttctcaagcggtgagtgtttaaacgaaagggtgtttgtactgtgtgtaaaagcatgacagtgtctgtgaccagaaactgatggtttacgggaagctgagtgtgcctttaagtgaaTAGGCAAATGGCTAGATTCCACACGGTTGTCGAACTCGATATACAAATCAAACAGcgtgcaaaacaaaaacaacgtaGGGCTAGACAAAATCAACATCTCTTGCTGCCTTGAACGGCcagaaaatcaaacaaacacattcaatcACCCGAACATCAGAGTATTCATGACGTGAGGTGGCAGATGGTGGAAACTGCTTTTTTAAGGCGAGTACAACTGTAAAACTTTGCCTTAATGGCTTCTGCTGATATCGATCATTTGAGGTACCTTTGTGCATGGTTTTTCGTATCGGTTTTCCAACACATTTGTTCAGAggcttgtattttttatttgtattgtaTTTTTCGACAACTGCGGAAAATGAACTTTTTTAAATGAAGTATGTTTTTCTTGAAGGCATATTAATTAGGTCTTTGTAAAAACTACACCATTTCAAAACAAACTCTTCGCAAACTGCAGGGTAACCACGTGACATTCAGCGGACAGCCGTCGTAGTCACGTGTAAAATATGCGTTGGAAAGGAATTAACGGTTGATAAAAAATGAAACAACTGTAAGAGATGGCTGTGAGGCATCGCCGAGGAGTAAAACTTAGCTGTCGGTTAGTAGTTATTATGAGAAAACAAATTAGAGTCCAAGCCGcacattttttctctctctgattgTCTTAAATCGAATTTGAGATAAAAACAGAGCAACAAATGcataggtttaaaaaaaaattgttttaaagcGGAACATTCAACTACCAGAGTGTCTCAAATTAGTTATATGAGAATAAACATTAGCATGGTGATAAATGTGTTCCGACGAAGAACACTTAGGACAATAGCCCGacaatatatcaatcaatcaatcaatgagtcttatatcgcgcatattccgtgggtacagttctaggcgctctgcagtgatgccgtgtgagatgaaattttaacaaatataaacaaacaaaaacacgattaagaaaaaggagagggagagggagagggagatggTGAGGTAACTCTTTTTAAAAGCAACgtgtgcacatacacacacacacgtacacgttcTCTTTTCTATGACTCGTTTGACACATAGTTTTGAATTTCATTTGAGTTACAGAACATGGCCCAACGGCTCCAATCCAACAGAGCGACGCCACCAGCGGTCAATGATCCATGAAGCCAGCAGCATCCACCATGGTTGATTAACAGgcgcaaggcaaggcaaggcaaggtacatgaaaaaacaaaacgaaaataaaataaaaaatacttaCAAAACATCTTGATGTTTTTACGCCTGGGCCGTGACAGGAAGATAAGAAGATCTACCTTGTCGTCGGCGAAAACTGACTATGACGTCAGCAGCCTCCAAGCAGGAAGGAAAGACTTGCCGCGACGTCCTTTCGCTGCGGAAATGTTTCATGTTCGTAGTGTTCGGAGCAATTGTAGTTGCCCTGTTGCAGCTGATGCAGACAGGCTTTGGTGATAGGGGTGTGGATATCCAAGCTGCCCTTGTGATAGAGGACGACTCTGTGTTCGGCAAGCTGCACTTGAGATTCATCCAAAGCCTACGCATCACTCCTCACAGCAAGTGGATTGTAGTTGACGTCACGTCTGGAGATTGCGTCACTAATCTCACCGCGCCACCGGGTTGGAGGATTGTGCTGGCAGGGGAGGTAAGAAGAACGAGATGCGAGCCACCAACGTGCATCTCCCTTCCCCTGGACCTGCCTCTCGACCAAAGTGCAGGGCAGGCAAGCATCGCCGGTGGGAGAGAGCGACAGCGGAGACAGCAGCTGAAGAACCTGGCCTACCTCACCGCCATTAATGGCGGCGCTGACGTCATCCTTGACGCGGACTGTATGACGTCATTGTCTGAAGCCGTCAGGATACTGAGTTTCCCTGGTGACAGAGATCGGGGGCTGATGTACAACGAAACTCTGCTCTTCAACCCTTACTCTCACTTCGGGGCCTGGGCAGGGATCCCTCATGCTGTGGGTGGGGATAGCGCTTTGATTAAAAATTCCAGGCGCTACTATATCAGAGACTTTGACAGAGTTCTGGTCAAACACGGCCTGACTGACACCTCCAAGGATATCATTCACGTTCACGCCGGCGGTAAGACACTGGATTCTTCGCGTGCTACAGGCTTGAGATTCGACCCGTCAACCCCTCCAGTGTTTGTGGGCCAGGGGAGTTATTCCCCCGCTGTGCCCGCCTGCAGCCTGTACCAGAAGGAGGCGTTGTGGGCGCTGCTGGTGCCTTGCGTGTCACGTGGTCCTCGCTGTCAGCTGTTACGTCACTTCCTTCAACACAGACTCCTCAGAGAGCTCGACGCTTTCGTGGGATTCTATCAGCTGCAAGGTATGTCTTCTGAGGAGGAGGGTGCTCCGCAGGGAGATGAACCTCTCAGTGCTTCTGGCAATGCTCGTGTAGAAAAAGAAGGTCACGAACATCAAAGCATTCTTCAAAGTCCTGGTCGTTTAGGAAAAACCTTGAGCGTTGGTTCTGTTGGTGATACTAAATCAAAGAGAGAAACCGTACCTCTTTGTTCAATACGAACCGGAAAAACAAAAAGCCTTGACTCCGATGAGAATTTGAATGCAAAGACTTTGGCTGAAGTTCTTGATGCTTGGAATTGCAATCACACCGAAGGATTTTTTTGTTGCTACAACAATCTTGCCACGTTTCTACTCAAAGAGGAGTGCTTAGACCAGCACGAAAGCGCACTAATTGCATCCTGGATACGTGTCCTCAGGGAGCTTGGAGTCTTTGAACCCAAGAAAATGGAAAAACCATGGCGAGGAGTAAGAAAGACGAGTGAAGTTCGTGCAGTGTTAGGAAACTTTCAGGCTCGATTACAGTCAGGGGGAGCTAAGTGGCAGCAATCCCTCAAGCAACACTCGGTGAGTTCTCTCGAGAAAGGTTGCAACAGAAACGATCTCTTCCCAGTGGACAAGTGGAGAAAGCCCATTGTTTCAGACATCGCTCTGGTCGTCGTCTTCAACTCCAACGCGTACTTCTGGCCCAATCTTCCCCTAGTGGAGGCGCTGCACAGACCGTTCTTCAAACACATCTTCTACTGCGTGCCTGACGTGGGGCAGCTGCTCAGCACCAAGAACCCTGACCAGCAAGCCCTCGCTAAAGGCTTGTCCATCGTGGAGGGCTTCAGCGACAGCTGGTACTTCTTCTACGAGTGCGTGGCGGCTGTGGCGCAGATGAACCTACCCGGGGTGCGGGGCTACCTGCACATGGGTGACGACACCCTGCTCAACACCTGGAACGTGGTGAACGCGTCCAGAGACTCCGTGCTGTCGGCCCCGGGGGGTAAGATCCGCAGTGTCGAGGACGCGAGCTTCAAGGGATGGGTTTGGTGGGGGAGCGGCATGGGTCGTGCTCCCTGGCTCGCAGCCATGGCTGGTCTGGAGAAGCTCTCCGGCCTGTCTGACCAGGAGATCTTGAGCTTGGACCCTAACTTGACCCAGGTGAGTGTCTTACCgtaagtgtgtctgtgcgtcctaAGGatagattgtaagaaaaggcatagccttaaatctgaatccttgtaaaataaagttcaattcaattcgaTTCAATTCACaaattcagttcaattcaattcaattcaatacaattcattgcaatccaatccaatccattcCAATCTAAtgcaattcaattcaatccaaTCTAAATCAATTCCATTCAATTCAATCCAATCCAATTCAAtccaatgcaatgcaatgcattcCAATTTAATCCAAATCAatccaattcaattcaatccaaTTCTATCCAatgcaattcaattcaattcaattcaattcaatgcaATTCAGGTCAGTCGCCTGTCTCCTGGCCAGCTAGCCTTGCTGGACTCCGACCTCCATGAGAACGGGACCTTCATCCGTCCCTTGACCAGCTTCACTACCACCCGATTGAAAGCCAACGCTTCTCGCTCGCCCCGCCGCAACCACCCCGCCGGATCACAGGTCAGGGGAGATATGTTATGTGCTCGCAACCTGTGAAGTATTAGGCCCCACAAATGTTGATGTGAAGGTAAcctacccacccccccccccccccacccccccccccccccccccgtctgcCCCCCTCGAAAAAATAGGGTTGCTGGTTGGTCGGTAACAGTCATTTTCTGTCGTTCTAAAGTAGgacttttgttttttctccgtactttgtgtgtgtgtgtgtgtgtgtgtgtgtgtgtgtgtgtgtgtgtgtgtgtgtgtgtctctgtctgtctgtctgtctgtttgtgcgtgcatgcctgtgtgtgtgtgtgtgtgtgtgtgtctgtctgtctgtctgtttgtgcctgcgtgcgcgtgtgtgtgtgtgtgtgtgtgtgtgtgtgtgtgtgggtgtgtgtgtgtgtgtgtggtttttttaccCGTTACAATTAAGAACGAAAGCAAAATTAGAAAAGGCAGGAATAAAGCTTAGGTCAGGTTACCTGTATAAAACTGTTTTATCCCCgtgtacgcagtaggagggtccagcagactttaattgtgtgtctgtgtgtctgtgtgtgtctgtctgtctcgacttaacagcttattgctggaaaactactgggcgcagttcgttcaaaagttgatacactaacttgataataggtccgattgatcgtattgaaacttcataatgttacctgggacctaaatgcgaaataaatcacaaaagccactcttaacggtgggagtttttgcggtgggaggctggtcgctttgcgaacagcctgaactaaaggggagacttgagcggcgaacacgtcacgcagtgacgagaaaagcatgatttgcaagccagacaacgtagtcacctggctggctatagtgggagggttacttttggtggtcacattagatattatgttttttggaaagttcgttttatttgcagccacagttcggtaaacgacaaatggctaaacccaaccacctaagaatgagaagcgtttttgtaacatgacccatattctgcaaaaatgcagccatgacgcagggggtaggttacaaaaaaacgtcatgtaccgcttgactgcatacggatataagcaaattataccttaaacgaaagctaaagactgttgccatcagacagcaagtaaaatgcctaattcgtatacacagttttatttttaacaacatctgtataacatgcggacgacataacaggaaatgccattttctcaatcgatatgtatagatatataactgaacgcctggttgaaaccgcaatcaaaaacatcttgaaaattgtttattctcacagctagaatttttttacatcaacaattgttaatttaccgaggaaaacaacagtcatataagatacataatggatgattctgaatcaactccgaaaaccgaaccgggtcgaagcaaaaaagagtttacacaaacacaggcttgaaaagggataatttggttcaatctgttagatttttacccataacgttaaagatcagctcaatataaaaggaaagtgatcactGTAAAAtgattttgctatcgcaaaataattcaattTCCGGTTTTAacacatggcgtccataatattatcaatttattacatagcgtgcatttgtcagaaattatactaaatgttagaagcgatcttaaagtgaaagtaacgtttaataaaagtatacgcatttacttattgattgatatatgactaaaataatggacatgtaatttaaacgtacaaaacgacattttgtacactacctctctaaaaaaacgcgactatgaccgaccgatatgtatgtgtaaattaggtcattgttagtgatgaaaacggattttctttaaaagataacacgcaaactgtgaagttcaagcccataaatgattttagtacgacttcttccaaacaggtctgtttttcactccaccagtttcagttttaataaaatatatgtatagctgtcattttcaaaaaaaacttatctgcaattcacttaaccaaatacaccatgaacccagaaggtattagagtgagacactttacagtgaaatatgttatgattccccttttttcaaaatatatgcattttaattggcagacacgattcacgttGTAGGTACGTGTCCTCTGGTGAGGCAAccgttagcattttttgtcgtaagaattgacatttttaaacataaatcatggacaaaaaactaattctacaaaaagtgcaggttttcttggtatagtcagttaaagcatcttaaaattcaagacattgtgcaattacgtgtatgtatttgaaatggcagaaaatattgaatgaaagtgatttttgacttattgaaaccctacccccactaacaaaatgggccctgagattaggggtgttagttgaagatgaatgaatattggctatgcttttcccctaaagtattcaaaacctaaacatatacataggcaagatgttttacattaacacaattaactttttaaacatatacatatgcttagtacacgatacttccggtttttctaccggatgacgtttacatttagggggtaaacaccttatcgtagaaaaagctttattttcaaaaagtgcaagtaattattaaaaatcatacataatatttatatattggagttaattttcattcgaaagtcatttgtttcaagtggcagaaaatttcagttggagagttacatttacgtaaagcgtataactgttgtctgtgattagtgcattgtggacacattggcaccatttgatcctaaatgctaaacgatgttgtgatcataccacagttttaggataatttacatcgcatcgaatactaaattgatggtagaatttcactgataaattctatttccggtagcgtcagtgccgttctctttttctttttgaaatAAGGTAATAACGAATGAACCACGTGTCACACTCTTATGCTAGTCTTTAAATAAAAATTCCAATTCTATTaagttaaaaggcatgtattgcgcgttacatacatttatactaccccccccccccccccccccaggattacaatgcaagtaaacacatataaagatatagtaacgttttacatggttacacgttcagtggtgaacgtaacgtgtggtttaacaaaattacttgcacatacaatagtgaagtctgtctgtgtgtctctgtttgtgtgtttgtctatgtctgtctgtgtgttcgtctgtttgtctctccctctgtctgtctatcagtctgtctatctgtctgtctctctctctttctctctgtgtctctgtctgtctgtctgtctgtctgtctgtctctcactctctctctctctctgcgaggtaggtgcacttaaagagaaagcaatacagaaagaaatgcatttcccTACCAAGAATgtagtttgtctgtgtgtttgtgtgcgtgtttttacatttagtcaagttttga contains:
- the LOC138979954 gene encoding uncharacterized protein; the encoded protein is MTSAASKQEGKTCRDVLSLRKCFMFVVFGAIVVALLQLMQTGFGDRGVDIQAALVIEDDSVFGKLHLRFIQSLRITPHSKWIVVDVTSGDCVTNLTAPPGWRIVLAGEVRRTRCEPPTCISLPLDLPLDQSAGQASIAGGRERQRRQQLKNLAYLTAINGGADVILDADCMTSLSEAVRILSFPGDRDRGLMYNETLLFNPYSHFGAWAGIPHAVGGDSALIKNSRRYYIRDFDRVLVKHGLTDTSKDIIHVHAGGKTLDSSRATGLRFDPSTPPVFVGQGSYSPAVPACSLYQKEALWALLVPCVSRGPRCQLLRHFLQHRLLRELDAFVGFYQLQGMSSEEEGAPQGDEPLSASGNARVEKEGHEHQSILQSPGRLGKTLSVGSVGDTKSKRETVPLCSIRTGKTKSLDSDENLNAKTLAEVLDAWNCNHTEGFFCCYNNLATFLLKEECLDQHESALIASWIRVLRELGVFEPKKMEKPWRGVRKTSEVRAVLGNFQARLQSGGAKWQQSLKQHSVSSLEKGCNRNDLFPVDKWRKPIVSDIALVVVFNSNAYFWPNLPLVEALHRPFFKHIFYCVPDVGQLLSTKNPDQQALAKGLSIVEGFSDSWYFFYECVAAVAQMNLPGVRGYLHMGDDTLLNTWNVVNASRDSVLSAPGGKIRSVEDASFKGWVWWGSGMGRAPWLAAMAGLEKLSGLSDQEILSLDPNLTQVSRLSPGQLALLDSDLHENGTFIRPLTSFTTTRLKANASRSPRRNHPAGSQDWPEPSKEEAERFIRNYYQSNKMAGLVKNAAYDMFYLPQKMAADYVTFSRYFIKHGVMEELALPAMLFGIAKRPEIRLIPGRELWGGGRNSPWSAYNQTHFFLHPFKLKSLWKQKERLKTFCDKHIDTLFSELAKHTPH